A genomic region of Ignavibacteria bacterium contains the following coding sequences:
- a CDS encoding glutamate--tRNA ligase: MNEIRTRFAPSPTGYLHVGGLRTALYNFLFAKKNNGKFILRIEDTDRSRYVEGAVENLINTLKWCDLNYDEGPDVGGPFGPYIQSQRLDIYKKHAEELVKKGHAYYCFCSPERLAQLREEQLKQKVPQVKYDKHCLRLSPSEIQEKLEKGVPFVIRLNVPENQVVKFYDIIREDVEFETNNIDDQVLIKSDGYPTYHLANVVDDHLMKISHVIRGEEWLPSTPKHILLYDFFGWEKPQFAHLPLLLNPDRSKLSKRQGDVAVEEYRAKGYLKEALINFVALLGWNAGDDQEFYYLNELIEKFSLERVNKSGAVFDLNKLLWLNGEHIRKKSVDELLDILKEELKKSKYATNNFSDEYLKLVIKAMQERIDFVHEILTKSYYFFERPTSYEEKAIQKNWKPETVEHLKILINEFEKIESPSKEKFEEVLNNTAEKLGIGKGKLIHPLRLALSGTSAGPGIYDLIYILGKDEVKERVMIAIEKIKVTTS, translated from the coding sequence ATGAACGAAATAAGAACCAGATTTGCCCCGTCACCTACAGGATACTTACATGTTGGAGGTTTAAGAACCGCCCTTTATAATTTTCTATTTGCAAAGAAAAATAATGGTAAATTCATATTACGAATTGAAGATACAGATCGCTCGAGATATGTTGAAGGTGCAGTTGAAAATTTGATCAATACTTTAAAATGGTGTGATCTAAATTACGACGAGGGACCTGATGTTGGTGGACCATTTGGTCCTTATATCCAATCACAGAGACTTGATATTTATAAGAAACATGCTGAAGAATTAGTCAAAAAAGGTCATGCATATTATTGTTTTTGCTCACCTGAAAGGTTAGCTCAGCTTAGAGAAGAACAGTTAAAACAAAAAGTCCCTCAGGTAAAATACGATAAACATTGTTTAAGACTCTCACCATCTGAAATCCAGGAAAAGCTTGAGAAAGGTGTTCCGTTTGTAATTCGCTTAAATGTTCCGGAAAATCAAGTTGTTAAATTTTATGATATTATTCGCGAAGATGTAGAGTTTGAAACGAATAACATTGATGATCAAGTATTAATTAAAAGTGACGGATATCCTACTTACCATCTTGCAAATGTAGTTGATGATCATTTAATGAAAATAAGTCATGTAATTCGCGGTGAAGAATGGCTGCCATCGACACCAAAACATATTCTTCTTTATGATTTCTTCGGCTGGGAAAAACCACAATTCGCTCATCTTCCGCTCTTACTAAATCCAGATCGTTCAAAATTGAGCAAGCGTCAAGGCGATGTAGCAGTTGAAGAATATCGAGCGAAAGGATATTTGAAAGAAGCTTTAATAAACTTTGTCGCACTTTTAGGTTGGAACGCGGGCGATGATCAGGAATTCTATTACTTAAATGAATTGATAGAAAAATTTTCGCTCGAAAGAGTTAACAAATCTGGTGCTGTTTTTGATCTAAATAAACTTTTATGGCTGAATGGTGAGCATATTAGAAAAAAATCAGTTGATGAATTGCTTGATATACTGAAAGAAGAACTTAAGAAATCTAAATATGCAACTAATAATTTTAGTGATGAATATTTAAAACTTGTCATTAAAGCGATGCAGGAAAGAATAGATTTCGTCCATGAAATACTTACTAAAAGTTATTACTTCTTTGAGCGTCCAACATCTTATGAAGAAAAAGCAATTCAAAAAAACTGGAAGCCTGAAACTGTTGAACACTTAAAAATTTTAATTAATGAGTTTGAAAAGATTGAGAGTCCATCTAAAGAAAAATTCGAAGAGGTTCTAAATAACACCGCTGAAAAGTTGGGAATCGGTAAAGGTAAATTAATTCACCCGCTAAGGCTTGCATTATCTGGAACCAGTGCGGGACCTGGTATTTATGATTTAATTTACATTCTTGGCAAAGATGAAGTAAAGGAACGCGTGATGATTGCAATCGAAAAGATTAAAGTTACGACAAGTTAA
- a CDS encoding NADH-quinone oxidoreductase subunit M, producing MSGIPYLTLVTFLPVLGMIIVLLINSEKTKLIKYTALVVTFLQVVLAGLMWSQFNFSAAGINDPSSFQFVEKARWIEIRNAADWIGTIKIDYFLGVDGLSMPMVLLTALISFLGVLASWNIPKAIKGYFVLYLLLDTGMMGSFVALDFFLFYVFWELMLLPMYFLIGIWGGPRKEYAAIKFFIYTLFGSVFMLLVMLGLYFSTFEVLPDGTKVYTFNMLQMMNPENYSKEGLLSPFNPNNLRFIAYIFLFIGFAIKVPMFPFHTWLPDAHVEAPTPISVILAGILLKLGTYGMMRISFPIFPEVTNQLAYWIAVFGMINIVYGALCAMAQKDFKSLIAYSSISHMGYVLLGMASLTSQGMMGALFQMFNHGTITAMLFMIVGVIYDRAHTRGVNDFGGLALQMPVYTGITTVAFFASLGLPGLSGFISEAFVFLGAFSNETIRILAVISTLGILLTAAYMLWTMQRIYFGKLNPKWENLPDVNKLEIAALSPLAVIVIFFGIYPSPMLNLMKTSVNKLVEVVNNGQAIFSNLSSLIK from the coding sequence ATGTCTGGAATACCATATCTTACACTGGTTACTTTTCTCCCTGTCTTAGGGATGATTATTGTTTTATTAATTAATTCTGAAAAAACAAAACTTATCAAATACACTGCATTAGTTGTAACCTTTTTGCAAGTAGTCTTAGCAGGATTAATGTGGTCTCAATTTAACTTTTCTGCTGCTGGAATAAATGATCCATCTTCTTTCCAGTTTGTTGAAAAAGCAAGATGGATCGAAATTCGAAATGCGGCAGATTGGATCGGAACAATTAAAATAGATTATTTCTTGGGTGTCGATGGCTTATCAATGCCTATGGTTTTATTGACCGCATTAATCAGTTTCCTTGGTGTACTTGCATCGTGGAATATTCCTAAAGCAATTAAAGGTTATTTTGTTCTTTATCTCCTTCTCGATACAGGAATGATGGGTTCTTTTGTTGCACTGGATTTCTTCCTCTTCTATGTTTTCTGGGAATTGATGCTGCTGCCAATGTATTTCTTAATTGGTATATGGGGTGGTCCACGTAAAGAATATGCTGCCATTAAGTTCTTTATCTATACTTTATTTGGTTCCGTATTTATGCTATTGGTGATGCTCGGTCTTTATTTCAGCACTTTTGAAGTTTTACCAGATGGGACAAAAGTTTATACCTTTAACATGCTTCAAATGATGAATCCCGAAAATTATTCAAAGGAAGGATTGCTTTCTCCATTTAATCCGAATAATTTAAGATTTATCGCTTATATCTTTTTATTTATTGGATTTGCCATCAAAGTCCCAATGTTTCCTTTCCACACATGGTTACCTGATGCACATGTGGAAGCTCCAACTCCTATAAGTGTTATTCTTGCTGGAATTTTGTTGAAGCTTGGAACTTACGGAATGATGAGAATAAGCTTTCCAATCTTTCCTGAAGTAACCAATCAACTTGCTTACTGGATTGCTGTGTTTGGAATGATTAACATTGTTTATGGTGCACTCTGTGCAATGGCTCAAAAAGATTTCAAGAGTTTAATTGCTTACTCAAGTATAAGCCATATGGGTTATGTTTTGCTTGGTATGGCTTCACTTACATCTCAAGGAATGATGGGCGCTTTGTTCCAGATGTTTAATCATGGTACTATTACTGCAATGCTCTTTATGATTGTTGGTGTTATTTACGATAGAGCTCATACAAGAGGTGTTAATGATTTCGGTGGTCTTGCACTTCAAATGCCAGTTTATACTGGAATTACTACGGTTGCATTCTTTGCTTCACTTGGACTTCCAGGATTAAGCGGTTTTATTTCAGAAGCTTTTGTATTTCTTGGTGCATTCAGCAACGAAACAATAAGAATTCTTGCGGTAATCTCAACTCTCGGTATTTTGTTAACAGCAGCATATATGCTCTGGACAATGCAAAGAATTTATTTCGGTAAGTTAAATCCAAAATGGGAAAACTTACCGGATGTCAATAAACTCGAAATTGCTGCTCTCTCGCCTCTTGCTGTAATTGTGATATTCTTTGGAATTTATCCTTCTCCAATGTTGAACTTGATGAAAACATCAGTCAATAAATTAGTCGAAGTTGTAAATAATGGTCAGGCAATCTTCTCAAACTTAAGTTCATTAATTAAATAG
- a CDS encoding iron-sulfur cluster assembly accessory protein has product MPEITTDISEITITEKALSEIKKILDDNKLDPNEYFLRIGVKGGGCSGFVYSLAFDNKLRDEDRIIYSKDFRVVVDPKSLFYLHGTVLDFSDGLMGRGFVFNNPNATKTCGCGSSFAV; this is encoded by the coding sequence ATGCCAGAGATTACAACTGATATAAGCGAAATCACAATTACCGAAAAAGCATTGAGTGAAATCAAGAAAATATTGGATGACAACAAGTTAGATCCAAATGAATATTTTCTTAGAATTGGTGTTAAAGGTGGTGGTTGCTCAGGGTTTGTTTATTCTCTTGCTTTTGATAATAAATTAAGAGATGAAGATCGAATTATTTATTCAAAAGACTTTAGAGTTGTTGTTGACCCCAAAAGCTTATTTTACCTCCATGGTACTGTGCTCGATTTTTCTGATGGTTTAATGGGACGAGGTTTCGTCTTCAATAATCCTAATGCAACTAAAACTTGCGGTTGTGGTTCTTCATTTGCAGTATAA
- a CDS encoding aminomethyl transferase family protein has protein sequence MIKNRIDIYKELYTNLSFNHNQKILNYSSIEEEYNSFYNSASVFDASHSSIFYVTGNDALEFLHRISTNDLLNLSDYSTIQTLFLNEKGRLIDRLKLFKFPDHLLLVGSPDNAEKIYRWIERYAVMDDIKVKKTVENYLYLKIIGRKNEIFFTLLFGDQLKNLEERKIYKYIGQDFQCWVIKDEILPQHYGYEVLCDEINQEKLLRYIHSNLDIFNVHFIGSEAFEKIRIEYGEPIYPNEINDAFNPYEINLIKYVSFTKGCYIGQEVIARLDTYEKVKYEFTGFKLERDYNFEDKIIYKKDGSPAGELTSKTFSLKLDSPVGLGILLKKLSSEDLDQLFMKENSELIKVEKIKLPMIDL, from the coding sequence ATGATTAAAAATAGAATCGATATTTATAAGGAATTGTACACAAATCTGAGCTTTAATCATAATCAAAAAATTCTCAACTATTCCTCGATTGAAGAGGAATACAATTCATTTTATAACTCTGCTTCTGTCTTTGATGCATCCCATTCAAGCATCTTTTATGTAACTGGTAATGATGCATTAGAATTTTTACATCGTATCTCAACAAATGATTTATTAAATCTTTCAGATTATTCTACAATTCAAACTTTATTTCTAAATGAAAAAGGCAGGCTAATCGATAGATTAAAGTTATTTAAGTTTCCAGATCATTTATTGTTAGTAGGAAGTCCTGATAACGCAGAAAAAATTTATCGCTGGATTGAAAGATATGCTGTGATGGATGATATTAAAGTTAAAAAGACCGTTGAAAATTATTTGTACTTAAAAATAATAGGAAGGAAAAACGAGATCTTCTTTACTTTACTTTTCGGTGATCAATTGAAAAATTTGGAAGAAAGAAAAATTTATAAATATATTGGGCAGGATTTTCAATGTTGGGTTATTAAAGATGAAATTCTTCCTCAACACTATGGTTATGAAGTTTTATGTGATGAGATTAATCAAGAAAAACTTTTGAGATACATTCATTCAAATCTCGATATATTTAATGTTCATTTTATCGGCAGCGAAGCTTTCGAAAAGATTAGAATTGAATATGGTGAACCGATATATCCTAATGAGATTAATGATGCTTTCAATCCGTATGAAATTAATTTAATTAAATACGTCAGTTTTACTAAAGGCTGTTATATCGGGCAGGAAGTTATTGCTCGCCTTGATACTTATGAGAAAGTCAAGTATGAATTTACTGGATTTAAACTTGAAAGAGATTATAACTTCGAGGATAAGATAATCTATAAGAAAGATGGAAGTCCAGCAGGTGAGTTAACTTCGAAAACTTTCTCGCTTAAATTAGATTCTCCGGTTGGACTTGGAATTCTTTTAAAAAAATTGTCATCCGAAGATTTGGATCAACTGTTCATGAAAGAGAATTCAGAGTTAATAAAAGTTGAAAAAATTAAATTACCAATGATTGATTTATGA
- a CDS encoding dipeptidase, whose translation MENVIQFINSNRENYIEELKDFLRIQSISSDPEKKSEMQRAAEFLMTKFSEMGFDNIKILNPEEGHPVVYAEKIVDPKKPTVLIYGHYDVQPVDPIDLWKSPPFEPEVRDGKIWARGATDDKGQLYTHLKSVEAYIKTGNELPVNVKFIIEGEEEIGSPSLPKVLKENKNLLKCDAVLISDTSMYDEKTPSITYSLRGLAYFQIEITGPNRDLHSGTFGGAVMNPIQALCDLLSGMKDKNGRITIPGFYDDVLPLTKKEREGFKKLKFNEKAYMKELGVKELFGEKGYTTLERTWARPTLEINGIWGGYTGAGAKTVLPSKAYAKISMRLVPNQTPQKVEKLLKDYLKKAVPKSVTYKLETLHGGEPAITPIDNKAIQIAAQAMKKAFGKEPVFIREGGSIPIVVDFCRTLKAPVVLMGFGLSTENLHSPNEHFDLNNYQKGILCSAYFLNEFSSAK comes from the coding sequence ATGGAGAATGTAATTCAATTTATTAATTCAAATAGAGAAAATTACATCGAAGAGCTCAAAGATTTCTTAAGAATTCAAAGCATTAGTTCTGATCCCGAAAAAAAATCGGAAATGCAAAGAGCTGCGGAATTTTTAATGACAAAATTTTCAGAAATGGGTTTTGATAATATTAAAATATTAAATCCTGAAGAAGGTCATCCTGTTGTCTATGCTGAAAAGATTGTTGATCCGAAGAAACCAACAGTTTTAATTTATGGTCATTATGATGTTCAACCTGTTGATCCAATAGATCTATGGAAATCACCACCATTTGAACCTGAAGTTAGAGATGGAAAAATTTGGGCAAGAGGAGCTACTGATGATAAAGGACAACTTTATACTCATTTAAAAAGTGTTGAAGCATATATTAAAACGGGGAATGAATTGCCAGTTAATGTAAAATTTATCATCGAAGGTGAAGAAGAAATTGGAAGTCCATCACTACCTAAAGTTTTGAAAGAAAATAAAAATTTGCTCAAGTGTGATGCAGTTTTAATTTCAGATACTTCAATGTATGATGAAAAAACACCATCAATTACTTACTCATTGCGTGGATTAGCGTATTTCCAGATTGAAATTACAGGACCAAATCGAGATTTACACAGCGGTACTTTCGGTGGTGCTGTGATGAATCCAATTCAAGCATTATGCGATTTATTATCTGGTATGAAAGACAAAAATGGCCGTATTACGATCCCAGGTTTTTATGATGATGTTTTACCTTTAACTAAAAAGGAAAGGGAAGGATTTAAAAAATTAAAATTCAACGAAAAAGCATATATGAAAGAACTTGGTGTGAAGGAATTATTTGGTGAAAAAGGTTACACAACTCTTGAAAGAACCTGGGCTCGACCAACACTGGAAATTAATGGCATTTGGGGTGGTTATACTGGTGCAGGAGCAAAGACTGTTTTACCTTCAAAAGCTTATGCGAAAATTAGTATGAGGCTTGTTCCAAATCAGACTCCACAAAAAGTTGAAAAATTACTGAAGGATTATTTGAAAAAAGCAGTTCCAAAATCTGTAACATATAAACTTGAAACATTACATGGCGGAGAGCCTGCTATTACTCCAATTGATAATAAAGCAATTCAAATTGCTGCTCAGGCAATGAAAAAAGCATTCGGAAAAGAGCCTGTATTTATCAGAGAAGGTGGTTCAATTCCTATTGTTGTTGATTTTTGTAGAACTTTAAAGGCCCCAGTCGTTTTAATGGGTTTTGGTCTGTCTACTGAAAATTTGCATTCTCCGAATGAACATTTTGATCTGAATAATTATCAAAAAGGAATTTTGTGTTCAGCCTATTTCTTAAACGAATTCAGCAGTGCTAAATGA
- a CDS encoding cob(I)yrinic acid a,c-diamide adenosyltransferase: MKIYTKTGDDGTTGLFGGKRVLKDDDRVETYGEIDELNSLIGLALSFVLSNDVKNDLKLIQNQLFNIGAFLATPVEDRTKLQYLKNISDEDVVYIEKRIDYYDEKLPELKNFILPGGTKSAGFLHFARTVCRRCERKIVKFALKEEADKIYIKFFNRLSDFLFVIARYENHFAGFDEVEWKK, encoded by the coding sequence ATGAAAATTTATACAAAAACAGGTGATGACGGAACAACTGGACTTTTTGGCGGTAAGAGGGTCTTGAAAGATGATGACAGAGTTGAAACATACGGCGAAATAGATGAATTAAATTCGTTGATCGGTTTGGCATTAAGTTTCGTTCTTTCAAATGATGTTAAGAATGACCTGAAATTAATTCAGAATCAATTATTCAATATTGGTGCATTTCTGGCAACTCCCGTTGAGGATAGAACTAAGCTTCAATATTTAAAAAATATTTCAGATGAAGATGTTGTTTATATTGAAAAACGAATTGATTATTATGATGAGAAATTGCCAGAATTAAAAAATTTTATTTTACCGGGTGGAACTAAAAGTGCGGGTTTTCTTCATTTTGCTCGAACTGTGTGCAGACGATGTGAGAGAAAAATTGTTAAATTTGCATTGAAAGAAGAGGCTGATAAAATTTATATTAAGTTTTTTAACAGGTTATCTGATTTTCTATTTGTCATTGCCAGATATGAAAATCATTTTGCTGGCTTTGATGAAGTTGAGTGGAAAAAATAG
- a CDS encoding glutamine--tRNA ligase/YqeY domain fusion protein: MKIEENSKPKNFIEEIIEEDIRTGKYGGRVHTRFPPEPNGYLHIGHAKAICLNYGLAKKYNGKFNLRFDDTNPSKEEQEYVDSIIEDVKWLGADFEDRIFFASDYFEQMYQWAVELIKKGKAYVCDLTADEIREYRGTLTEPGKESPYRNRTIEENLDLFERMRKGEFPNGSKTLRAKIDMASPNLNLRDPVMYRIIHMPHHRQGDKWCIYPTYDWAHGLEDSIEGITHSICTLEFENHRPLYDWFLDELGIYHPQQIEFARLNLSYTVMSKRKLLELVQRGIVDGWDDPRMPTISGLRRRGYTPEAIWKFTEMIGVAKRDALTDVALLEYAIREDLNKTAQRAMAVLKPIKVVITNYEGEEEVEAINNPEDPESGTRKVPFSKEIYIEETDFMENPPKGYHRLMPGGEVRLRYAYIIKCEEVIKNEKGEIVELRCTYDPDTKSGSGKSNKKVKGVIHWVSAKHCFDAEVRLYDRLFNVENPGELENWLDTINPNSLEIIPNAKLEPYLRSAKPLDKFQFERLGYFCVDPKYSTNEKLVFNRTVTLKDTWAKKVQQLS; this comes from the coding sequence ATGAAAATTGAAGAAAACTCAAAACCAAAAAATTTTATTGAAGAAATTATTGAAGAAGATATTCGTACTGGAAAATACGGTGGAAGAGTTCATACTCGTTTCCCTCCTGAACCTAATGGCTATTTACACATCGGACATGCAAAAGCTATTTGTTTGAATTATGGATTAGCTAAAAAATATAATGGAAAATTTAATCTTCGTTTTGATGATACAAATCCAAGTAAAGAAGAGCAGGAGTATGTAGATTCTATAATCGAAGATGTAAAATGGCTCGGCGCTGATTTTGAAGACCGTATCTTTTTTGCCTCCGATTATTTTGAGCAAATGTATCAGTGGGCTGTTGAATTGATTAAAAAGGGTAAAGCTTATGTCTGTGATTTAACCGCTGATGAGATTAGAGAATATCGAGGCACCTTAACCGAACCTGGCAAAGAAAGTCCCTACCGGAATAGAACTATAGAAGAGAATTTAGATTTATTTGAAAGAATGCGTAAGGGAGAATTCCCAAATGGTTCTAAGACACTGCGAGCTAAAATTGATATGGCTTCTCCAAATTTAAATCTTCGCGATCCTGTGATGTATAGAATTATCCATATGCCTCATCACCGCCAGGGAGATAAGTGGTGTATTTATCCAACTTATGATTGGGCACATGGATTAGAAGATTCAATTGAGGGAATAACTCATTCAATCTGTACACTTGAATTTGAAAATCACAGACCATTATATGATTGGTTCCTTGATGAACTTGGAATCTATCATCCACAGCAAATTGAGTTTGCTCGTCTGAATCTCAGTTACACAGTAATGAGTAAAAGAAAATTACTTGAATTAGTCCAAAGAGGAATAGTGGATGGTTGGGATGATCCTCGAATGCCGACCATATCAGGTTTAAGAAGAAGAGGTTATACTCCAGAGGCTATCTGGAAATTTACTGAGATGATTGGAGTTGCAAAGCGCGATGCTTTAACCGATGTAGCTTTACTTGAGTACGCAATCCGTGAGGATTTGAATAAAACTGCACAGCGTGCAATGGCTGTTCTAAAACCCATCAAGGTTGTAATAACTAATTATGAGGGCGAAGAAGAAGTAGAAGCAATCAATAATCCGGAAGATCCAGAATCCGGCACACGAAAAGTTCCTTTCTCAAAGGAAATCTACATTGAAGAAACTGACTTTATGGAAAATCCGCCAAAGGGATATCATCGATTAATGCCTGGTGGAGAGGTAAGATTGAGATATGCTTATATTATTAAATGTGAAGAGGTAATTAAAAATGAGAAAGGTGAAATAGTTGAACTTAGATGTACTTATGATCCAGATACAAAAAGTGGTTCAGGAAAGAGCAATAAGAAAGTGAAAGGTGTAATTCATTGGGTTTCGGCTAAACATTGTTTTGATGCGGAAGTTCGACTTTATGATAGATTATTTAATGTTGAAAATCCTGGTGAACTTGAAAACTGGCTTGATACAATAAATCCAAACTCACTTGAAATTATTCCGAATGCCAAGTTGGAGCCTTACTTAAGATCGGCAAAACCACTTGATAAATTCCAATTTGAACGTCTGGGATATTTTTGTGTTGACCCTAAATACTCAACGAATGAGAAATTGGTCTTTAATCGGACTGTAACTTTAAAAGACACCTGGGCTAAAAAAGTTCAACAATTATCATAG
- a CDS encoding superoxide dismutase — MAKFELPPLPYSYDALEPYIDAMTMEIHWSKHHGAYVNNLNNAIANTEMEKLSLEDLLTNVSKYPVAVRNNGGGHYNHSMFWQIMTKNGGGEPKGELKAAIEKTFGNYDNFKAKLSEAAMTRFGSGWAWLVYNKGNLLIGSTPNQDNPLMDVSELKGYPILGIDVWEHAYYLKYQNRRNEYVSNWFNVINWDAVTERYLEALKM; from the coding sequence ATGGCAAAATTTGAGTTACCTCCATTGCCCTATTCGTATGATGCGCTCGAACCATATATAGATGCAATGACAATGGAAATCCATTGGAGTAAACATCACGGTGCTTATGTTAATAATTTAAATAATGCAATTGCAAATACTGAGATGGAAAAATTGTCTCTTGAAGACTTATTAACTAATGTTTCAAAATATCCAGTTGCTGTTAGAAATAATGGCGGTGGACATTATAATCATTCTATGTTCTGGCAGATTATGACTAAAAATGGCGGTGGCGAACCTAAAGGTGAACTTAAAGCAGCAATTGAAAAAACTTTTGGAAATTATGATAATTTCAAAGCTAAACTTTCTGAAGCTGCAATGACAAGATTCGGTTCTGGATGGGCCTGGCTGGTTTACAATAAAGGGAACCTGCTGATTGGCTCAACACCTAATCAAGATAATCCACTTATGGATGTATCCGAACTTAAAGGTTATCCAATCCTGGGTATTGATGTTTGGGAACATGCTTATTATCTTAAATACCAGAATAGAAGAAATGAATATGTTTCCAATTGGTTCAATGTAATCAATTGGGATGCTGTAACCGAAAGATATCTTGAAGCATTGAAAATGTAA
- a CDS encoding NADH-quinone oxidoreductase subunit N, whose protein sequence is MNSIENILASLKYFYPELALTITFFVLLLADLFSKGWKYLLPAISLAGFLITGFLLIYTPDSPGFLFTTGMANVGLYVVDPFAFFFKVLILLSIVYTVLFSLSSKEILESKENRGEYYVLLSSFALGTFLLTSTIDLLMMYLSFELVSLSSYVLAGFTRKVPRSSEASLKYIIFGAIASGAMLFGISIIYGLTGTTNIYLINFYLTNQNVSGLALIIAGILLIGGIGFKISMAPFHFWTPDVYEGAPITITAVLSVASKAAGFAVLIRFLKVMFIDFSMTNLQSSVWAILPQFKWNEIIAGLAVLTMTLGNLVALWQSNMKRMLAYSSIAHAGYMLSGFVILDNQGIMAILIYFFIYLFMNLGAFFVVMLISDKLGSEEMDDYTGLGYKAPFLTVALTIFLVSLTGIPPTAGFIAKLYLFGALVKANWIWLAVIGVLNSVISLYYYLKVVKNMFLRESQELQFNYKLDTGNIILSLTLIIPTLLFGIYFKPIVEFAEQSIKIFGF, encoded by the coding sequence ATGAACAGCATTGAAAATATACTTGCATCATTAAAATATTTTTATCCTGAACTCGCATTAACCATCACTTTCTTCGTTTTATTGCTTGCAGATTTATTTTCAAAAGGATGGAAATATCTTCTCCCAGCAATTAGTTTAGCTGGTTTTTTAATAACCGGGTTTCTTTTGATCTATACACCTGATTCTCCGGGATTTCTTTTTACAACTGGTATGGCTAATGTAGGACTATATGTAGTTGATCCATTTGCTTTCTTCTTCAAAGTCTTAATTCTGCTTTCGATTGTTTACACAGTCTTATTTTCACTATCATCTAAAGAGATTCTTGAATCAAAAGAAAATCGCGGCGAGTATTATGTCCTCTTAAGTTCCTTCGCACTCGGAACATTCTTACTTACTTCAACCATTGATTTATTGATGATGTATTTAAGTTTCGAATTGGTAAGTTTATCTTCTTATGTGCTTGCTGGATTTACAAGAAAGGTTCCTCGTTCATCTGAAGCTTCTCTTAAATATATTATTTTCGGTGCAATTGCTTCAGGTGCAATGCTTTTCGGTATTTCAATTATTTATGGTTTAACAGGGACAACAAATATTTATCTAATAAATTTCTATTTAACAAACCAGAATGTATCAGGTTTAGCATTAATAATCGCTGGAATTTTACTCATAGGTGGAATTGGCTTTAAAATATCGATGGCGCCATTTCATTTCTGGACACCTGATGTCTATGAAGGCGCTCCAATAACAATCACTGCTGTATTATCAGTTGCAAGTAAAGCCGCCGGATTTGCAGTTCTCATTCGTTTCTTAAAAGTGATGTTCATTGATTTTTCTATGACTAATTTACAATCATCCGTCTGGGCAATACTGCCTCAATTTAAATGGAACGAAATTATAGCGGGTCTGGCAGTTTTAACAATGACACTTGGAAATCTTGTGGCTCTATGGCAATCAAATATGAAAAGAATGTTAGCTTACTCAAGTATTGCTCATGCGGGTTACATGTTATCAGGATTTGTTATCTTAGATAATCAAGGGATTATGGCAATTTTGATTTACTTCTTCATCTATTTATTTATGAATCTCGGTGCTTTCTTTGTGGTTATGTTAATTTCCGATAAACTTGGCTCTGAAGAGATGGACGATTATACTGGTTTAGGATACAAAGCTCCTTTCTTAACAGTCGCACTCACGATATTTCTTGTTTCATTAACTGGTATTCCACCAACGGCAGGATTTATCGCAAAATTGTATTTATTTGGAGCACTTGTTAAAGCTAACTGGATATGGCTGGCAGTTATTGGTGTGTTGAACAGCGTAATTTCTCTTTATTACTACTTAAAAGTTGTGAAAAATATGTTTTTGAGAGAATCACAAGAATTGCAGTTTAATTATAAACTTGATACAGGTAATATTATTCTCTCCTTGACCTTGATTATACCAACATTATTATTTGGTATATATTTCAAACCTATTGTTGAATTTGCCGAACAATCAATTAAAATTTTTGGATTCTAA
- a CDS encoding nuclear transport factor 2 family protein, with the protein MITRDILLEINKNYYKAFENFDLQLMSQIWANTDDVVCIHPGWDILVGWEKVREGWSKIFMDDAYLKFTLRNTNTIILNNIGIVSCIEEIFVSSQDTISQTFVATTNLFKETEDGLKLFYHHSSPVLTNERNLKLTYH; encoded by the coding sequence ATGATCACAAGGGATATTTTGCTGGAAATAAATAAAAATTATTACAAGGCTTTCGAAAATTTTGATTTGCAATTAATGTCTCAGATCTGGGCGAATACAGACGATGTTGTCTGTATTCATCCCGGATGGGACATACTAGTGGGATGGGAAAAAGTTCGTGAGGGATGGTCAAAAATTTTTATGGACGATGCCTATTTAAAATTTACGCTGAGAAATACTAACACGATCATTTTGAATAATATTGGAATTGTAAGTTGCATTGAAGAAATTTTTGTTTCATCGCAGGACACTATTTCTCAAACCTTTGTTGCTACCACGAATTTATTTAAAGAAACAGAAGATGGTTTAAAATTGTTTTATCATCACAGTTCACCCGTTTTAACAAACGAGAGAAATTTAAAGTTAACTTATCATTAA